The following are encoded together in the Capsulimonas corticalis genome:
- a CDS encoding sugar ABC transporter ATP-binding protein, whose translation MTTSTNAPLLQMEAISKSFPGVKALQDVSFDVVPGEVHAIMGENGAGKSTLMKILAGAYKADTGRILMNGHPIEARTPQQAMELGIQIIYQELNLVPHLSVAENIFLGRMTPGAFPGSVSHRKMREQAQKILADLGLDVDVSKPVNQLSIAQQQLVEIAKATSRKALVIAMDEPSATLTEHEQESLWRLVKRLRDSGIGIIYISHRMDEVFMLADRVTVLRDGKTIKTHYMSETTPEHLIGEMVGRSLESNFPKVVAPVGKSVLTIKGLNRKGVLRDINLTVNAGEVVALAGLVGAGRTEIARCIFGADPYDSGEFTLDGKPYTPKSPYKATHAGIGFVTEDRKGQGLILPMSVRENTTLASLDLVSSIGKISFKKERDAASKYVASLRTRTPSVEQRVGNLSGGNQQKVVLAKWLFRNTKLLILDEPTRGIDVGAKVEIYQLINELAAQGIAILMISSELPEVLGMADRIIVINQGRVAGELNRDEATQEKVGALAVGA comes from the coding sequence ATGACGACAAGCACGAACGCGCCTCTTCTGCAAATGGAGGCGATCAGCAAGAGCTTCCCCGGCGTCAAAGCACTCCAGGATGTCAGTTTCGACGTCGTCCCCGGCGAAGTCCACGCCATCATGGGCGAAAACGGCGCGGGTAAGTCCACGCTGATGAAGATCCTCGCCGGCGCTTATAAAGCCGACACCGGCCGGATCCTCATGAACGGCCACCCTATCGAAGCGCGCACGCCGCAGCAGGCGATGGAGCTAGGCATCCAGATCATCTACCAGGAACTGAACCTCGTGCCGCACCTGAGCGTCGCCGAGAACATCTTCCTGGGGCGAATGACGCCCGGAGCCTTTCCCGGCTCGGTCAGCCATCGGAAGATGCGCGAGCAGGCCCAGAAGATCCTCGCCGACCTCGGCCTGGACGTCGATGTCTCCAAGCCCGTCAATCAGCTTTCCATCGCCCAGCAGCAGCTCGTGGAGATCGCCAAGGCGACCAGCCGCAAGGCGCTCGTGATCGCGATGGACGAGCCGTCGGCGACGCTCACCGAGCACGAACAGGAAAGCCTCTGGCGGCTGGTCAAGCGGCTGCGCGATTCCGGCATCGGAATCATCTACATCTCGCACCGCATGGACGAAGTCTTCATGCTGGCGGACCGCGTGACGGTATTGCGCGACGGCAAGACGATCAAGACGCATTACATGTCCGAGACGACCCCCGAGCACCTGATCGGGGAGATGGTCGGCCGCAGCCTGGAATCGAACTTCCCGAAAGTCGTCGCGCCGGTCGGAAAATCCGTGCTGACAATCAAGGGCCTCAACCGCAAAGGCGTCCTGCGCGATATCAATCTCACCGTGAACGCCGGTGAAGTCGTCGCCCTGGCCGGCCTCGTCGGCGCGGGCCGCACCGAGATCGCCCGCTGCATCTTCGGCGCCGATCCTTACGACTCCGGCGAGTTCACGCTGGACGGCAAGCCCTACACCCCAAAGTCGCCCTATAAAGCGACACACGCCGGCATCGGCTTCGTTACCGAAGACCGCAAAGGCCAGGGCTTGATCCTGCCGATGAGCGTGCGCGAGAACACCACCCTCGCCTCTCTGGACCTTGTCTCCTCCATCGGCAAGATCTCGTTCAAGAAGGAACGCGACGCCGCCTCCAAGTACGTCGCAAGCCTGCGCACGCGCACCCCCAGCGTCGAGCAGCGCGTCGGCAACCTCAGCGGCGGCAACCAGCAGAAGGTCGTCCTGGCGAAGTGGCTGTTCCGCAACACCAAGCTGCTGATTCTGGACGAACCGACACGCGGCATCGATGTCGGCGCCAAGGTCGAGATCTACCAGCTCATCAACGAACTCGCCGCGCAAGGCATCGCCATCTTAATGATCTCTTCGGAGCTGCCGGAAGTTCTGGGAATGGCGGATCGGATCATCGTTATCAACCAGGGACGTGTTGCGGGAGAGCTTAACCGAGATGAGGCGACCCAGGAGAAGGTTGGAGCGCTGGCGGTGGGGGCTTAG
- a CDS encoding amidohydrolase family protein has protein sequence MEITDVNTLFGAYPSKHPDSTAETLVSTMQGNQVSWCLTLSSWGLFYNESEGNAETLRACRTNDHLIPVATMNPREYWGQGAAIERLLQEPFEMFRFFPHAQGWPIDFAPFEDVLAILAKSARMSIMVSVSEPGDATQLLRVLIDYPHPVILEGVSSSTLSEAVSVMRRNEHIYLETHALTVPDALPLLRDTVGIRRVLFGSDAPGLSLGAALRYVRGSGLSEADQNAVLGGNAQAIWQSGEGA, from the coding sequence ATGGAAATTACCGATGTGAACACGCTCTTTGGAGCGTATCCGTCCAAACACCCGGACAGCACCGCCGAGACTCTGGTCTCCACGATGCAGGGGAACCAGGTCAGCTGGTGCCTTACGCTGTCGTCCTGGGGATTATTTTATAATGAATCCGAGGGCAACGCGGAGACGCTGCGCGCCTGCCGCACGAACGATCATTTGATCCCGGTGGCGACGATGAACCCGCGCGAATATTGGGGGCAGGGCGCGGCGATCGAGCGCCTCCTGCAAGAGCCGTTCGAGATGTTTCGCTTCTTCCCGCACGCGCAGGGCTGGCCGATCGACTTCGCGCCGTTCGAGGATGTCCTGGCGATTCTGGCGAAGTCGGCGCGCATGTCCATTATGGTCAGCGTTTCCGAGCCGGGCGACGCCACGCAGCTTCTGCGTGTTTTGATCGACTACCCGCACCCCGTCATTCTAGAAGGCGTCTCCTCCAGCACGCTGTCGGAGGCTGTTTCCGTGATGCGCCGTAACGAGCATATCTATTTGGAAACTCATGCGCTGACCGTGCCGGATGCGCTGCCGCTGCTGCGGGACACCGTCGGGATCCGCCGCGTTTTGTTCGGCTCCGATGCGCCGGGGCTCTCGCTGGGCGCCGCGCTGCGCTACGTGCGCGGATCGGGGCTGTCGGAAGCGGACCAAAACGCCGTGCTGGGCGGCAACGCGCAGGCGATCTGGCAGAGCGGGGAAGGGGCGTAA
- a CDS encoding ABC transporter permease, translating to MTTVQSDPPMQAKAAPSSPGARVQQIMKSLGPFIGLFLVVVLFSIQPGVGKTFLSFDNFQLVLSQTVIVAIGALGMTMIIISSGIDLSVGSVVALTGVAAAVLMKDHHMPAIVGLLAAVILGGIVGAINGGLIVALRVTPFIVTLGTLEVARGVAKWIGNENAVYAPHSWIDQLTQNTAPGGVSAAVWIVIALAILVHLMLKFTVFGRSIFAIGSNEVASRLSGLRVDALKISIYALAGLFFGLSGIMQFARLSGMGDPTIAQGEELDVIAAVVIGGGSLSGGEGSILGSLIGALIMALLRNGSQLMGWPSYIQEIIIGVVIVVAVALDRIRHRSAGKA from the coding sequence ATGACTACCGTTCAATCCGATCCCCCCATGCAAGCCAAGGCCGCGCCGAGCAGCCCCGGCGCGCGCGTACAGCAGATCATGAAATCGCTGGGACCGTTCATCGGCCTCTTCCTGGTGGTCGTGCTGTTCTCCATCCAGCCGGGCGTCGGCAAGACGTTCCTGAGCTTCGATAACTTCCAGCTCGTGCTCAGCCAGACCGTCATCGTCGCGATCGGCGCGCTGGGGATGACCATGATCATCATCAGCAGCGGCATCGACCTTTCGGTCGGCTCCGTCGTGGCGCTGACGGGCGTGGCGGCGGCGGTCCTGATGAAGGACCACCACATGCCGGCGATTGTCGGCCTGCTCGCGGCGGTCATCCTGGGCGGCATTGTGGGCGCGATCAACGGCGGGCTGATCGTGGCGCTGCGCGTCACCCCGTTTATCGTCACCCTAGGCACCCTGGAAGTCGCGCGCGGCGTGGCGAAGTGGATCGGAAACGAAAACGCTGTCTACGCACCCCATAGCTGGATCGACCAGCTGACGCAGAACACCGCCCCCGGCGGCGTCTCCGCCGCCGTATGGATCGTGATCGCGCTGGCGATCCTCGTCCACTTGATGCTGAAGTTCACGGTCTTCGGACGCTCGATCTTCGCGATCGGCTCCAACGAAGTCGCGTCCCGCCTGTCGGGTCTGCGCGTGGACGCCCTCAAGATCAGCATCTACGCCCTCGCGGGTCTCTTCTTTGGTCTGTCGGGAATTATGCAGTTCGCGCGCCTCAGCGGCATGGGCGATCCGACCATCGCGCAGGGCGAGGAGCTGGACGTCATCGCGGCCGTCGTCATCGGCGGAGGCAGCCTGAGCGGCGGCGAGGGATCGATTCTGGGATCGCTGATCGGCGCATTGATCATGGCGCTCCTGCGCAACGGCTCGCAGCTTATGGGCTGGCCGAGCTACATCCAGGAGATCATCATCGGAGTCGTTATCGTCGTCGCCGTGGCGCTGGACCGCATCCGCCACCGTTCGGCGGGCAAGGCGTAA
- a CDS encoding ABC transporter substrate-binding protein, whose product MLNNSHFMTGRSRSLICSRTAAIVCAFSVSASLLTGCGGKKDAATGTGSTPGAAAPAGPEIDIAVIPKGTTHDYWKSLHAGAAKAEQEAKAAGKNVHIIWKGPVREDDRNAQTDVVQTFTTQKVSAMVLAPLDSEALARPVEAAEDAGIPVVIIDSSLNSKKIASYVATDNEKGGALAGTQMIKLLGGKGRILVLRYGIGSASTEQREKGFLDTIKTAPGITVVSSDQYAGPTVDTAYKSAQNVLGRYGKQIDGVFTPNESSTLGMRLALKDINELGKLKFVGFDSSGPLIDALKANEIQALVVQNPFQMGYMGVNTALDAIAKKQVPATIDTGVTLVTPENVGDPKVNELINPPIDKYLGAS is encoded by the coding sequence ATGTTGAACAATTCTCATTTCATGACCGGGCGAAGCCGCTCGCTGATCTGCAGCCGCACCGCCGCGATCGTCTGCGCATTCAGCGTGTCGGCGTCGCTGCTGACCGGATGCGGCGGCAAGAAGGACGCCGCGACCGGAACCGGATCCACCCCGGGCGCCGCGGCGCCCGCCGGCCCGGAAATCGACATCGCCGTTATTCCTAAGGGCACCACTCACGATTACTGGAAGTCGCTGCACGCCGGCGCCGCGAAGGCCGAGCAGGAGGCCAAGGCGGCGGGCAAGAACGTCCACATTATCTGGAAAGGCCCCGTCCGCGAGGACGACCGCAACGCGCAGACCGACGTCGTGCAGACCTTCACCACCCAGAAGGTCAGCGCCATGGTGCTGGCTCCCCTGGACTCCGAAGCGCTGGCGCGCCCCGTCGAGGCCGCTGAGGACGCCGGCATTCCGGTCGTCATTATCGACTCCTCGCTGAACTCCAAGAAGATCGCCTCCTATGTCGCCACCGATAACGAAAAGGGCGGCGCGCTTGCCGGAACCCAAATGATCAAGCTGCTCGGCGGCAAGGGACGCATTCTCGTGCTGCGCTACGGCATCGGCTCCGCCAGCACCGAACAGCGCGAAAAGGGCTTCCTGGACACCATCAAGACCGCGCCGGGAATCACCGTCGTCTCCAGCGATCAGTACGCCGGCCCCACAGTCGATACGGCATACAAGTCGGCTCAGAACGTGCTCGGCCGCTACGGCAAGCAGATCGACGGCGTCTTCACTCCGAACGAGAGCTCGACCCTCGGCATGCGGCTGGCGCTCAAGGACATCAACGAGCTGGGCAAGCTGAAGTTCGTCGGCTTCGACAGCAGCGGACCGCTGATCGACGCGCTGAAGGCGAATGAGATCCAGGCGCTCGTGGTCCAGAACCCGTTCCAGATGGGCTATATGGGCGTCAACACCGCCCTGGACGCCATCGCGAAGAAGCAGGTCCCGGCAACCATCGACACCGGCGTCACCCTCGTCACTCCGGAGAACGTCGGCGATCCGAAGGTCAACGAGCTTATCAACCCGCCGATCGACAAGTATCTAGGCGCTTCCTAA
- the miaB gene encoding tRNA (N6-isopentenyl adenosine(37)-C2)-methylthiotransferase MiaB — protein MTDEKIAGRGGYTVLTWGCQMNEDDSAQMALMLEGQGYTRAERVEDSAVILLNTCSVRAKPERKVYSKLGELRELKVANPDLVIGVCGCMAQKEAPEIRRRAPYVDLVVGTGQIDRIPALVDRVRDERMPVIATDLPDRKDRHDKPTPVRMMGGTEPKLKTFVSISYGCDKFCTFCIVPLTRGKERSRPADEIVMEVERLASLGTQQITLLGQTVNSYGKFLDEPCSFAHLLERLNAIEGIQRIRYTSPYPKDFNDDVIEAIATLPKVCEQVHMPVQVGDDELLKRMHRGYTLDQYRTIVNKLRAAAPDVALTTDLMLGFPGETHEQFENTMDFVRETRFDSAFMFAYSPREGTKAAVYEDQIPEAVKMERLSALIALQNEITEEINRSQVGNIYEVLVERRSPKDPNKWTGLNRQGKTINFPAGRDLVGQLVQVRAVKAHLWGFTGELLPAREERGIALTMAAA, from the coding sequence ATGACCGATGAAAAAATCGCTGGCCGGGGCGGCTACACAGTTCTGACGTGGGGCTGCCAGATGAACGAGGATGACTCGGCTCAAATGGCGCTGATGCTGGAGGGGCAGGGGTATACTCGCGCGGAGCGCGTCGAGGATTCCGCCGTCATTCTGCTCAACACCTGTTCGGTGCGCGCCAAGCCCGAGCGCAAAGTCTACAGCAAGCTCGGCGAACTGCGCGAGCTGAAAGTGGCTAACCCGGATCTGGTGATTGGGGTGTGCGGCTGCATGGCGCAGAAAGAAGCGCCGGAGATCCGCCGCCGCGCCCCATATGTGGATCTTGTGGTTGGGACGGGACAGATCGACCGGATCCCGGCGCTGGTGGACCGCGTGCGCGACGAGCGGATGCCCGTGATCGCCACGGATCTGCCGGACCGCAAGGACCGCCACGACAAGCCGACTCCGGTTCGTATGATGGGCGGAACCGAGCCCAAGCTCAAGACCTTCGTCTCGATCTCCTACGGCTGCGATAAGTTCTGCACCTTCTGCATCGTGCCGCTGACGCGCGGCAAGGAGCGCTCGCGTCCGGCCGACGAGATCGTGATGGAAGTCGAGCGGCTGGCGTCGCTGGGCACGCAGCAGATCACGCTGCTCGGACAGACGGTGAACTCCTACGGCAAGTTTCTGGACGAGCCCTGCTCCTTCGCGCACCTGCTGGAGCGCCTGAACGCCATTGAGGGCATTCAGAGAATCCGATATACTTCGCCTTACCCCAAGGACTTCAACGACGACGTCATTGAGGCGATCGCGACGCTGCCCAAAGTCTGCGAGCAGGTCCATATGCCCGTTCAAGTCGGAGACGACGAGCTGCTGAAGCGGATGCACCGGGGCTACACGCTCGACCAATACCGAACCATCGTGAACAAGCTGCGCGCCGCCGCGCCCGATGTGGCGCTGACGACGGACCTCATGCTCGGATTCCCGGGCGAGACGCACGAACAGTTCGAAAACACGATGGATTTCGTACGCGAAACTCGCTTTGATTCGGCGTTCATGTTCGCCTACTCGCCGCGCGAAGGCACCAAAGCCGCCGTCTACGAGGATCAAATTCCCGAGGCGGTGAAGATGGAGCGCCTGAGCGCGCTGATCGCGCTGCAAAACGAAATCACCGAAGAGATCAATCGCAGCCAGGTCGGCAACATCTACGAAGTGCTCGTCGAGCGCCGCAGCCCTAAGGATCCCAACAAGTGGACGGGACTGAACCGGCAGGGGAAGACGATCAACTTCCCGGCGGGACGCGACCTCGTGGGCCAGCTGGTGCAGGTGCGGGCCGTCAAGGCGCATCTCTGGGGCTTTACTGGCGAGCTGCTGCCGGCGCGCGAAGAGCGCGGAATTGCGCTGACGATGGCGGCCGCATAA
- a CDS encoding amidohydrolase family protein → MNYFDAHAYLADTALSHAMATPDAIAATLGRGGITGAALISGLAAQCDFITGNARLRQVLNPAAGIYGYVTLNSGYPEESQEEQRKHLGRREFVAAVMFGHDGRPVTLNDSREILNAQRRYTKPMAIHTPNAAAVHAAREIAVEFPSMKFILLGMGGESWHGAVAAAKQHLNIYLEISGSLDSDKITQAAAALTPRKLLFGSGLPYSDPQLTIGLVEDASALTAADRARIFSQNAVLLFNAQTDDE, encoded by the coding sequence ATGAACTACTTTGACGCACATGCATATCTCGCCGACACCGCTCTGTCGCACGCCATGGCGACGCCCGACGCGATTGCCGCGACTCTGGGCCGAGGCGGCATTACAGGAGCGGCGCTCATCTCCGGACTGGCCGCGCAATGCGACTTTATCACCGGAAACGCGCGCCTTCGGCAGGTCCTCAATCCCGCTGCGGGCATTTACGGCTATGTCACGCTGAACTCCGGCTATCCCGAGGAATCCCAGGAAGAGCAGCGCAAGCATCTGGGCCGCCGCGAGTTCGTCGCCGCCGTCATGTTCGGCCACGACGGGCGTCCCGTCACTCTGAACGATAGCCGCGAGATCCTCAACGCCCAGCGCCGGTACACCAAGCCGATGGCGATCCATACGCCCAACGCCGCCGCCGTCCACGCGGCGCGCGAGATCGCGGTCGAATTCCCATCCATGAAGTTCATCCTGCTCGGCATGGGCGGCGAATCCTGGCACGGCGCGGTCGCGGCCGCCAAGCAGCACCTGAACATCTATCTGGAGATTTCGGGAAGCCTGGACTCCGACAAGATCACGCAGGCCGCCGCGGCGCTGACGCCGCGCAAGCTGCTGTTCGGCAGCGGCCTGCCCTATAGCGATCCACAATTGACCATCGGTCTCGTCGAGGACGCCTCGGCGCTCACCGCCGCCGACCGCGCCCGCATCTTCTCACAGAACGCAGTGTTGTTGTTCAATGCCCAAACTGACGATGAGTAA
- a CDS encoding LCP family protein produces MDQGKKKWLRGLLIGFAVIAVAAIGGVAVIHNILSKKAGENTGGSGSLSIADTLKQATETAFNPVAGFPGQDRITILCMGIDDNWTDSDQVYTKDARTDTLFLLTLDLVNHKISMLSIPRDTYAHIAGTSHSFKINSAYQTGGPDRAIDTVSELLGVHADHYMVLNIDATKKMVDALGGVDVDVEHEMHYHDKWGHLNIDLLPGAQHLDGEQAVGFARYRHADLGKKGSPEDGDERRMYRQHVMLRSMIAKAKTLANVSQAPHLIDVGMSSIRTDLTRGQLYDLAAIFKGVQPDDIKTASIPGEDFRAAEDGAWFFKPDMAKSLAYVDWLVKGDATAIRRLTPIVVKNGTTINGLAQRAVSQLLAYGYTDVRNGGTTRKPVEPAPALGTTVGTAAPEPAKPGIYEVTELLDTGVPDPDATRDIVTGLQLTDAHVLRRPNQPNKLGWTPPVSVTITLGKDYAAANPASASDTDAPADTSAPATIDPNAPTTGGASSE; encoded by the coding sequence TTGGACCAAGGTAAGAAGAAGTGGCTGCGCGGGCTGCTCATCGGGTTTGCGGTAATCGCTGTGGCGGCGATCGGCGGGGTTGCGGTTATCCACAATATCCTCTCCAAAAAAGCGGGAGAAAATACCGGCGGCTCCGGCAGTCTGAGCATTGCCGACACGCTCAAGCAGGCCACGGAGACCGCGTTCAATCCGGTCGCCGGTTTCCCCGGGCAGGATCGAATTACGATCCTCTGCATGGGGATCGACGATAACTGGACGGACAGCGATCAAGTGTACACGAAGGACGCGCGCACGGACACGCTCTTCCTTTTGACGCTCGATCTGGTCAACCACAAGATCTCCATGCTTTCGATCCCGCGCGACACCTACGCGCATATCGCCGGCACCAGCCACAGCTTCAAGATTAACTCCGCCTACCAGACCGGCGGCCCCGACCGGGCCATCGATACGGTGAGTGAGTTACTGGGCGTTCACGCCGATCACTACATGGTGCTCAACATCGACGCCACGAAGAAAATGGTGGATGCGCTGGGCGGCGTGGATGTGGATGTCGAGCACGAGATGCACTACCACGATAAGTGGGGCCACCTCAATATCGATCTTCTCCCAGGCGCGCAGCACTTGGATGGCGAGCAGGCCGTCGGATTCGCCCGCTACCGTCACGCCGACCTCGGTAAGAAGGGCTCTCCGGAAGACGGCGATGAGCGCCGGATGTACCGCCAGCATGTGATGCTCCGCTCGATGATCGCCAAGGCCAAGACGCTGGCGAATGTCTCGCAGGCGCCGCACTTGATCGATGTCGGCATGTCCTCTATTCGCACGGATCTCACGCGCGGCCAGCTTTACGATCTGGCGGCGATCTTCAAGGGCGTTCAGCCCGATGATATCAAGACCGCCTCCATCCCCGGCGAGGACTTCCGCGCCGCCGAAGACGGAGCCTGGTTCTTCAAACCGGACATGGCGAAGTCGCTTGCGTATGTTGATTGGCTGGTCAAGGGCGATGCGACGGCGATCCGACGCCTGACGCCGATCGTCGTGAAGAACGGAACCACCATTAACGGTCTGGCGCAGCGCGCCGTCTCGCAGCTCCTCGCCTACGGCTACACCGATGTCCGCAACGGCGGCACGACGCGCAAGCCCGTCGAGCCGGCCCCCGCCTTGGGAACGACGGTCGGAACCGCCGCGCCCGAGCCGGCGAAGCCGGGAATTTACGAAGTGACGGAGCTGCTCGACACCGGGGTTCCCGATCCGGACGCCACGCGGGATATCGTCACCGGATTGCAGCTGACCGACGCCCACGTTCTGCGCCGTCCCAACCAGCCGAACAAACTCGGGTGGACGCCGCCCGTCAGCGTCACCATCACGCTTGGCAAAGATTACGCCGCCGCGAACCCGGCGTCCGCCTCCGACACCGATGCGCCTGCGGATACAAGCGCGCCGGCGACGATCGACCCGAATGCGCCGACGACCGGCGGGGCTTCGTCGGAATAA
- the mutS gene encoding DNA mismatch repair protein MutS: MAIDHSKLSPMLRQYFEFKAERPDVVLLMRVGDFFEAYGEDAETMSRELEITLTGREDKSSTTRIPMAGVPHHALERYMVRLIGKGFKVAVCDQVEDPKLAKGLVKRRVTRVMTPGTVVEDSMLDAKSNNYLVAVVMGEKTPSGVGVVDVSTGEFLVTEVPCDSDVQKVVEEVMRLRPAECLLRPGMDDLADAIRAASRALVTFQEPSDPRKSSRQKLLDHFGTPSLRGYGVDAMTVGLDAAALLLDYLKQTHQSSISHIRTLATYSTDNYMVLDAAARRNLELTHSLADGVRSKSLVSILDRTVTPMGARLLRKWFDQPLLALDKIHNRQNAVAEMAADSLLRGDLRDALKRISDLERLMARICSGMANARDLVALKLSLQAFPEIEAALERAPEAGALAPLRAALAASPMELLEILESTVAEEPPLLLREGGLIRGGCNAELDALRDLRSGGKGFIAKIEEEERERTGIKNLKIGFNNVFGYFIEISKANGHVAVPSEYHRKQTTANAERYITPTLKEYEAQVLGAEEKIVDLEYRLFCELRDEIAERFSGTVLKLATTIARLDVFGGLAEVALQHRFVCPDVHDGDTLEIHAGRHPVVESLQSGNLFVPNDTYLDTDQTRLHIITGPNSAGKSTYLRQVALIVLLAQIGSFVPAESASVGLVDRIFTRVGAHDDLASGQSTFMVEMNETANILNNATARSLVILDEVGRGTSTFDGMAIAWSVAEYLHAIGAKTLFATHYHHLNELEKLHPGVKNFRVAVKEQGDHIVWLRKIMPGGTDKSYGIQVARLAGVPETVLQRASDVLKTLEATNRGESARGVGQKIADNTKKLQLTLFEAERHPVMDELAAIDTSTLSPIEALTKIYELQRKLQS; encoded by the coding sequence ATGGCTATCGATCACTCCAAACTCAGTCCCATGCTTCGCCAGTACTTCGAATTCAAGGCGGAGCGGCCGGATGTCGTGCTGCTTATGCGCGTGGGCGACTTCTTCGAAGCGTACGGCGAGGACGCCGAGACGATGTCGCGGGAGCTGGAAATCACGCTGACCGGGCGGGAGGACAAAAGCTCGACGACGCGGATCCCCATGGCGGGCGTTCCGCATCATGCGCTGGAGCGGTATATGGTCCGCCTGATCGGCAAGGGCTTCAAAGTCGCTGTCTGCGATCAGGTGGAAGATCCCAAACTTGCGAAGGGACTGGTCAAGCGCCGTGTCACGCGCGTCATGACCCCCGGCACCGTGGTCGAAGACTCGATGCTGGACGCCAAGAGCAATAACTACCTTGTCGCCGTGGTGATGGGCGAGAAGACTCCCAGCGGCGTCGGCGTCGTCGATGTCTCGACGGGCGAGTTCCTGGTCACCGAAGTTCCCTGCGACAGCGATGTTCAGAAGGTCGTGGAGGAAGTCATGCGCCTTCGGCCGGCCGAATGCCTGCTCCGGCCCGGCATGGACGATCTGGCCGACGCGATCCGCGCGGCGTCGCGCGCCCTGGTCACGTTTCAGGAGCCGTCCGATCCGCGCAAGTCCTCGCGTCAAAAGCTGCTCGATCACTTCGGCACGCCCTCCCTGCGCGGCTATGGCGTGGACGCCATGACGGTGGGCCTTGACGCCGCCGCGCTGCTCCTGGATTATCTCAAGCAGACGCACCAATCGTCCATCAGCCACATCCGCACCCTGGCGACCTACAGCACCGACAACTATATGGTGCTCGACGCCGCCGCGCGCCGTAATCTGGAGCTGACCCACTCGCTCGCCGACGGCGTGCGCAGCAAGAGCCTCGTCTCGATCCTCGACCGCACGGTGACGCCGATGGGCGCGCGCCTTCTGCGCAAGTGGTTCGATCAGCCGCTGCTCGCGCTGGACAAGATCCATAACCGCCAGAACGCCGTCGCGGAGATGGCCGCCGACTCGCTGCTGCGCGGCGATTTGCGCGACGCCCTCAAGCGCATCTCCGACCTGGAGCGCCTGATGGCGCGCATTTGCAGCGGCATGGCGAACGCGCGTGACCTGGTGGCGCTCAAACTCTCCCTGCAAGCCTTTCCCGAGATCGAAGCAGCGCTGGAGCGCGCTCCCGAAGCCGGCGCGCTCGCGCCGCTGCGCGCGGCCCTCGCGGCGTCGCCGATGGAGCTGCTGGAAATCCTGGAGAGTACCGTCGCGGAGGAGCCGCCGCTGCTGCTGCGCGAAGGCGGCCTGATCCGAGGCGGCTGCAATGCCGAACTGGACGCCCTGCGCGACCTGCGCTCCGGCGGCAAAGGCTTCATCGCCAAGATCGAAGAAGAAGAGCGCGAACGCACGGGCATCAAGAACCTGAAGATCGGCTTCAACAACGTCTTCGGCTACTTCATCGAGATCAGCAAGGCGAACGGCCATGTCGCCGTTCCCTCCGAATACCACCGCAAGCAGACGACGGCGAACGCCGAGCGTTATATCACGCCGACGCTCAAGGAGTACGAAGCGCAGGTGCTGGGCGCGGAGGAAAAGATCGTCGACCTGGAGTATCGTTTGTTCTGTGAGCTTCGCGATGAAATTGCCGAGCGCTTCTCGGGAACCGTCCTCAAGCTCGCGACAACCATCGCCCGCCTTGATGTCTTTGGCGGCCTGGCCGAAGTCGCCCTCCAGCATCGCTTTGTCTGCCCCGATGTCCATGACGGCGACACGTTGGAGATCCACGCGGGGCGTCACCCGGTTGTCGAGAGCCTGCAAAGCGGCAATTTGTTCGTGCCGAACGACACCTATTTAGACACAGATCAGACGCGGCTGCACATCATCACCGGCCCGAACTCGGCGGGAAAGAGCACCTATCTGCGCCAGGTCGCGCTGATCGTCCTGCTCGCGCAGATCGGCTCCTTTGTCCCCGCCGAAAGCGCCTCCGTCGGCCTTGTGGACCGGATCTTCACCCGTGTCGGCGCGCACGACGATCTGGCGAGCGGCCAATCGACCTTCATGGTCGAGATGAATGAAACGGCGAATATCCTGAACAACGCCACCGCGCGCAGCCTGGTCATTCTCGACGAAGTGGGGCGGGGGACAAGCACCTTCGACGGCATGGCGATCGCCTGGTCCGTCGCCGAATACCTGCACGCCATCGGCGCCAAGACACTGTTTGCGACACATTACCACCATTTGAATGAGCTGGAAAAGCTGCATCCGGGCGTCAAGAACTTCCGGGTGGCGGTCAAAGAGCAAGGGGATCATATCGTCTGGCTGCGTAAGATCATGCCGGGCGGTACGGACAAGAGCTATGGGATCCAGGTCGCGCGTCTCGCCGGCGTGCCGGAAACGGTGCTCCAGCGCGCCAGCGATGTCTTAAAGACTCTGGAAGCGACCAATCGGGGCGAAAGCGCCAGGGGCGTCGGCCAGAAGATCGCCGACAACACCAAAAAGCTGCAATTGACATTGTTTGAAGCCGAACGGCATCCGGTGATGGACGAACTGGCCGCCATCGACACCTCCACGCTGTCGCCGATCGAGGCGCTGACCAAGATTTACGAACTGCAGCGCAAGCTGCAATCATAG